In Nakamurella antarctica, the following are encoded in one genomic region:
- the ftsE gene encoding cell division ATP-binding protein FtsE — MIHLSHVSKSYKTSTRPALDDVSMDIEKGEFVFVIGPSGSGKSTFLRLLLREELPSKGELTVNKLDMNRLRRSKIPAHRRTLGCVFQDFRLLQNKTVDQNIAFALEVTGKPRAHIKKIVPEVLELVGLEGKSNRMPHELSGGEQQRVAIARAFVNRPLLMLADEPTGNLDPDTSSDIMLLLERINRTGTTVLMATHDNHIVDSMRRRVIELQLGKIVRDESRGVYGVGR, encoded by the coding sequence GTGATCCATCTGTCTCATGTTTCCAAGTCCTATAAGACCTCTACTCGACCCGCCCTGGACGATGTGTCCATGGATATCGAGAAGGGGGAGTTCGTCTTCGTTATTGGTCCTTCCGGATCGGGCAAGTCGACGTTCTTGCGTCTGTTGCTACGCGAGGAGCTGCCAAGCAAAGGTGAGCTGACCGTCAACAAGCTCGATATGAATCGGCTACGCCGCTCGAAGATCCCGGCTCATCGGCGAACCCTTGGCTGCGTATTCCAGGACTTCCGGCTCCTGCAAAACAAAACCGTCGATCAAAACATCGCTTTTGCCCTAGAGGTCACGGGCAAGCCGAGGGCGCACATCAAGAAGATCGTTCCCGAGGTGTTGGAATTGGTGGGGCTTGAGGGCAAGTCCAACCGCATGCCGCACGAACTCTCCGGAGGCGAGCAGCAACGTGTTGCGATCGCCCGTGCTTTCGTCAACCGACCGCTCCTGATGCTGGCGGACGAACCTACGGGCAACCTCGACCCGGACACCAGCAGTGACATCATGCTGCTTCTGGAGCGGATCAATCGGACCGGGACCACCGTCTTGATGGCAACCCACGACAATCACATCGTCGACTCGATGCGCCGCCGCGTCATCGAACTCCAACTCGGCAAGATCGTGCGGGACGAATCCCGCGGCGTCTACGGAGTTGGTCGCTGA
- the hisN gene encoding histidinol-phosphatase, with protein MTNAAALHSDLERDLALALTMADAADSISLKRFGASDLVVESKPDLTPVSDADLAVETAIRKILTTERPDDAVVGEEFGADLPTSGRRWVIDPIDGTKSFVRGVPVWATLIALFDDDEVVVGVVSAPALSRRWWAASGLGAHSSFQGQEPRPISVSGVRDLGDANLSFSELAEWETAGKLDTFLDLTRACWRVRGYGDFYSYMLVAEGAVDVALEPSLSLWDVAALVPIVTEAGGRLTEIGGPAISQTSTSALATNSHLHPAVLKAINS; from the coding sequence ATGACTAACGCAGCTGCGCTTCACTCCGACCTCGAACGAGACTTGGCACTTGCCCTTACCATGGCTGACGCCGCGGACTCCATTAGCTTGAAGCGTTTTGGTGCCAGCGATCTCGTGGTGGAATCCAAACCGGACTTGACACCGGTCTCGGACGCCGATCTCGCCGTTGAGACTGCGATCCGCAAAATACTGACGACCGAACGGCCAGATGACGCGGTCGTCGGGGAGGAGTTCGGCGCCGACCTGCCCACCAGCGGGCGGCGGTGGGTGATCGATCCCATCGACGGCACGAAGAGTTTCGTCCGCGGGGTACCGGTGTGGGCGACGTTGATCGCATTGTTCGACGATGACGAAGTCGTTGTCGGTGTAGTGTCCGCCCCCGCGTTATCACGCCGTTGGTGGGCCGCGAGTGGCCTCGGCGCGCACAGCAGCTTCCAGGGCCAAGAGCCACGCCCCATCAGCGTGTCGGGGGTGCGCGACCTCGGCGATGCCAATCTGTCGTTCTCGGAGCTTGCCGAATGGGAAACGGCGGGCAAATTGGACACGTTCCTCGACCTGACCCGCGCGTGCTGGCGCGTACGCGGCTATGGCGATTTTTACTCCTACATGCTGGTTGCCGAAGGGGCAGTAGATGTTGCGCTGGAGCCATCATTGAGCCTGTGGGATGTCGCAGCCCTGGTCCCGATCGTCACGGAGGCCGGCGGTCGGCTCACCGAAATAGGCGGCCCTGCCATCTCGCAGACGTCCACCAGCGCACTTGCCACCAATTCGCACTTGCACCCGGCCGTGTTGAAGGCCATCAATAGCTAA